The Porites lutea chromosome 4, jaPorLute2.1, whole genome shotgun sequence genome contains a region encoding:
- the LOC140933904 gene encoding stimulator of interferon genes protein 3-like gives MDPQQPNNGFGRLSKPRGSGAVFAALLVVAVSGAVHIGNTIAFSSTKESKDVILFMFFGAALLTLSLVLSELVRRVCLVNEERRHRHTRYQGSWKKLLNSTFTFRYGHSILVVGVVSFLTVSSFVLYYALYEDCKTFCRSEHWVLFSLNCFLAPQLLFLVGLREPSSVEVSQINERENKNVADGLAWSYYFGYLKLVLPHLEKQIGRSTAYMYKITKKKLFILIPKNCFTCNEINNADKRIKSDGNLEPYERHRGGISRRRYQHTVHQIEMPRLGEDPHYLVLEYATPLMSLYDMSKHPECGLSRQERDEQVVLFYRKLKEILEGCKECKGRYELVLISGEVEDEIADVLVPMLQS, from the exons ATGGATCCCCAACAGCCAAATAATGGATTTGGACGACTTTCGAAACCTCGTGGAAGCGGTGCCGTTTTCGCTGCTTTGCTTGTGGTCGCTGTCAGTGGTGCTGTCCACATCGGGAACACAATCGCCTTTTCTTCAACCAAGGAAAGCAAAGATGTAATCCTTTTTATGTTCTTTGGAGCCGCTCTTCTAACCCTAAGTTTAGTCCTTAGCGAGTTAGTACGAAGAGTGTGTCTGGTTAACGAAGAAAGACGACACAGGCACACTCGATACCAAGGAAGTTGGAAGAAACTTCTCAATTCTACTTTCACTTTTCGATACGGCCATTCTATTTTGGTCGTTGGTGTTGTGTCGTTTCTGACGGTGTCATCTTTTGTCTTGTACTACGCCTTGTACGAAGATTGCAAGACCTTCTGTCGATCAGAACACTGGGTACTTTTCTCGTTGAACTGCTTCTTGGCCCCTCAACTTTTGTTTCTTGTCGGGTTGCGAGAGCCTTCTAGCGTGGAAGTATCGCAGATCAacgagagagaaaacaaaaatgtggcCGATGGTCTTGCTTGGAGCTACTATTTTGGCTATTTGAAGCTGGTGCTACCGCATCTTGAAAAGCAGATCGGAAGATCAACAGCTTACATGTACAAGATTACAAAGAAAAAGCTTTTCATATTGATTCCAAAAAACTGCTTCACCTGCAATGAAATTAATAACGCAGACAAAAGAATTAAGAGTGATGGAAATCTCGAGCCGTATGAGAGACACCGAGGTGGGATATCAAGGCGACGCTACCAGCACACCGTGCACCAGATAGAGATGCCACGCCTTGGTGAAGATCCCCATTACTTGGTTCTGGAGTATGCCACCCCATTGATGTCCCTCTACGATATGTCTAAGCACCCAGAGTGTGGACTGAGTCGCCAAGAGCGAGATGAACAG GTAGTTCTGTTTTATCGCAAACTGAAGGAAATCTTAGAAGGTTGTAAGGAATGTAAAGGGAGGTATGAATTAGTGCTCATCTCCGGGGAAGTCGAGGATGAAATTGCAGATGTGTTGGTACCAATGCTTCAATCATGA
- the LOC140933901 gene encoding stimulator of interferon genes protein 2-like — MDPQQQNNGFGPISKLRGRTSVITASFLIVLSGAVHCVYFKIAYSSEDKEGRVEFHFLLFGFALLILSFVLGELVRRLCLVSEEIRHKETRYKGSWKKVFTSTFTFRHGRTVLVVCIASLLFVFYFLYEHCNTCCRSEYAILFSLNCFLSPLLLFLIGLREISSVELSEINENNNKNVADGLAWGYYFGYLKMVLPILAERIGQTDYKYLIPIHKLFILIPKTCYIYDSIEKADHRMKFVDNLTLTVSSRGGVSKLKYKTSVHRIEILRPDGTINPEPPHVAVEYAVPLRSLYAMSDPREGVVSCQERDEQVVLFIRKLREILDSSEECRGKYELVPISGEENQIADVLVHILRDEHLQLNQRAEEAE; from the exons ATGGATCCCCAGCAGCAAAATAATGGATTTGGACCAATTTCGAAGCTTCGCGGAAGGACTTCCGTCATAACTGCGTCATTTCTGATCGTTTTGTCTGGTGCCGTTCACTGCGTTTACTTTAAAATCGCTTATTCTTCGGAAGACAAAGAAGGCAGAGTCGAATTCCATTTTCTGCTCTTTGGTTTTGCCCTTCTCATTCTGAGTTTCGTCCTCGGCGAGCTTGTGCGAAGACTGTGTTTGGTGAGTGAAGAAATTCGCCACAAGGAGACTCGATATAAAGGAAGTTGGAAAAAGGTTTTTACTTCCACTTTCACTTTCAGACATGGCCGAACTGTTCTGGTAGTTTGTATTGCTTCCcttctttttgtgttttatttcttGTACGAGCATTGTAACACATGTTGCCGTTCAGAATACGCGATCCTTTTCTCGCTCAACTGCTTTCTTTCACCACTTTTATTGTTTCTTATTGGCTTACGAGAAATTTCTAGCGTGGAATTATCAGAGATCAacgaaaataataacaaaaatgtgGCTGATGGTCTAGCTTGGGGCTACTATTTTGGCTACTTGAAGATGGTTCTTCCAATTCTTGCTGAGAGGATCGGACAGACGGATTACAAGTACCTGATTCCGATCCACAAGCTGTTTATTTTGATACCCAAAACATGCTACATATACGATAGCATTGAGAAGGCAGACCATAGAATGAAATTTGTTGATAATCTCACCTTAACTGTGAGCAGTCGAGGTGGAGTATCGAAACTTAAGTACAAAACCAGCGTGCACCGAATAGAGATACTACGCCCAGATGGAACGATTAATCCGGAACCGCCTCATGTGGCTGTAGAGTATGCTGTTCCCCTGAGGTCCTTGTATGCCATGTCTGATCCAAGGGAGGGTGTAGTGAGTTGCCAAGAGCGAGATGAGCAG GTGGTTCTGTTTATCCGTAAACTGAGAGAAATCTTGGATAGTTCTGAAGAATGTCGAGGGAAATATGAATTAGTGCCAATTTCAGGAGAAGAAAATCAAATTGCAGATGTGCTAGTACATATACTTCGTGATGAACATCTACAGCTGAATCAAAGAGCTGAAGAAGCTGAGTAA